The nucleotide sequence CGACCTCTCGGTCGAGGAGACGGCCGCGATTCTCGGCTGTTCGGCGGGAACGGTGAAGAGCCAGACCGCCCGGGGCCTCGACACGTTGCGTGCGCGGCTGGCCGAAACCACCCTGAGCTGAAGGAGACTGGGATGACCAAGGAACGGATCGACGAGATCATCGGCGCGGCCCCGCTGTCCACTGTGGACGTCGAGGCGATCGTGGCGCGGGAACGGAAGACGGCCTGGCTCCGGCCGAACCCCTGGGTGGCGACGGCCGCGGGCGTGGCGGCGGTCGCCGTCGGGGCGGCCTTCGTCCTCGCGCCTGGAACGCCCGGGGCGGTGAGTCCGGCGGCGGCCACGTCCTCGGCGCCGGAGCTGCCGGAGCCCTGCAAGATTCCCACGTTGATGGGCCCGGTGCCGACGGAGAAGCCGGTCGATGCGGCGACGCGGCTCACCGGTGTGCTGACCACCGCGGTGACCACCCGGCTCGCGACGGGCACGACCTTGACCCCCAACGCGGCGAACTACCCCACCGGAGATCCCGGGCGCGGGCCGCTCCAGGTCGTCCATTCGGCAAGGCCGGTGACCAACGATGGTGGGACGTGCAGTGGCGGCGAAGACGAATTCGTGGCGGGGGCGGCCACGGTCCGGTCGGGTAAGAAGGGGAGCGTCCAAGCGACCCTGGGGCGGATGGGCGGCCGCCTGAACATGCCCGCCGACTGCGTGGACCAGACCCCGGTAGGGATGGAACAGGTGTGTCACCGGTCGTTCGGCCCGAAGGGGGAGGTCATCGTGGCGACCACCTTGACCGGCAAAGGCGGGGGACCGTCGATCCATCGGGTCGAGGTAGCCCGCGCCGACAGGATCGGCGTGATTCTCGAGGCCTCGAACGCCGTCGACGCGAAGCATGACCGGAAACCGGACAGCCCGGTACCGCCTCTGACCCTGGAGCAGCTGGCCGAGATCGCCCTCGATCCCGGGATGACGCTCTATCCGTGAGCTGCCACGAGTTCCGTTCGGCGCCGGTGAAGCCCGCCGCCCAGATGGGGCGGCGGGCTTCACCGTGCGGGGGTGTCAGCGTTCGGTCGCTGTGATGATGAGACGGGCGATGGTTTCGGGCGCGCCGAGCATGGCCAGGTGGCCGGTGGGAACCTCGACCATGTCCGCGTTCATCCGTTCGGCCATGAAGCGTTGCCCGGCAACGGGAATCATCTGATCCTCGGTGGCGACCACGTAGTAGCGAGGGTGCCGCTTCCACGCCGGCGCACCGGCCGGTTCGAGCATCGCGGCCAGCGCGAGCGGGCGCTGGCCGGCGGCGAGCGCGGCTGCTCGACCTACGGTGGACTTTCGAGGGTGGCCTGGTCTGCTCCGGGCAGGGGGCGTGCGGTGGTGACCTGCTGGGCCACCCCGCCGAAACGCTGGTCGAGTTCGCCGGCGGCCTCGTCTCTACGCGCCGGGTCAGCATGGAGCGGATGACCGGAAATCCGCACAGTTCCCGGTCACCTCCGCCGCGACCGCCACTCCAACACAGCGCCGGACAGAGCCAAACCCCCGGCGCAGCAAGCGGCGACGGTCACCACCTGAACAGCCGACGAATGCAGCCAAGCGGTCACCAGCACCGTTTCCACCACGACGGTCGCCCACATCAGCACGGTCACCCGCCGGTCACCGGCGGCGAGGCGCGAGAACAGCAGGATCTGCACCAGCGCGAGCATCGACCCGGCGAGGGCGAACGGCCAGACCGGCATGGTGCTGGCGGCGTAGCCGGAGCCGCCGATGAACGAGAGCAGACGGGGGCCGGCGACCACGGAGACAAGAAGGACGAAGGCGTCGAGAGCGGCGCAGACGGCCAAGGCGGCGGGCAGGATGCGGCGCCGGTCGTCGCCGTTCGCGAAGCGGGGGAGCACCAGGACACCGACGGCTTGGGGGAGCCAGTAGGCGATCTTCGTGACGATCGCGCCGAGCGCGTACTCGCCGGCTTCGGTCGCGGGGAGGGTGTGGCGCGCCAGCACCAGGTCGAGGTTCACCAGCAGGACCAGCGCCAGCATCGCCTGTGCCGCGTGCAGGACTTCGCCCGCGTGCCAGCCCGCCTTCCGCGGGCGCTGCCGTCCACAGAGGACCCAGCCGCAGAAGATCACCAGGTACGAGCCGATCGCGGTCCCGGCGAGCGCGCCGGTGGCGTCGCCGCCGATCAGCAGGCCGACCAGCGAGCCGCCGACCTTGCCCGCGCCTTCGAGCGCCATGAGGCCGGCCAAGCGGGCGAAGCGGCCGCTGCCCTGC is from Amycolatopsis lurida and encodes:
- a CDS encoding lipopolysaccharide biosynthesis protein, whose protein sequence is MSVDVEVEETRTDKRVAAILISLVLAANNAGAYVLSIIAARLLAPSAFGELSSLLAVLVIGVVPAMGLQTVVALRVARKPQDSGTLLALGLTTSAIVAAIGLLLAPVLVFVLHLDSVVPALLLAVTLGPLTLLGLFHGLLQGSGRFARLAGLMALEGAGKVGGSLVGLLIGGDATGALAGTAIGSYLVIFCGWVLCGRQRPRKAGWHAGEVLHAAQAMLALVLLVNLDLVLARHTLPATEAGEYALGAIVTKIAYWLPQAVGVLVLPRFANGDDRRRILPAALAVCAALDAFVLLVSVVAGPRLLSFIGGSGYAASTMPVWPFALAGSMLALVQILLFSRLAAGDRRVTVLMWATVVVETVLVTAWLHSSAVQVVTVAACCAGGLALSGAVLEWRSRRR